One window of Plasmodium relictum strain SGS1 genome assembly, chromosome: 14 genomic DNA carries:
- a CDS encoding asparagine-rich antigen, putative, which yields MDKYNENKNYMNLNFLNSNSSDESINVTNIKKTFNEFKYDKVVNNVLSLFKKNNKQRFKSTSSALRNDIHEQNLTSRIFLDLCEDREILLHKVLKKVNILNLIYFRFLKDDDIEDVFDLHRELFPVKYHADFYFSICNFDDNKLVDDDIIRITEKITNLSRNNINNKKYDYNKVNDNIPFKMNNSNLNNNDTINENNKMNNEDIVNSNNDLFKINLKKNDEIKLNDKNYGNNQITNEKLTSENFDSINTPLNINNNNKKKINKKWKEEQIFSVGAFLPFSFIDYINSDYISKLLKNKGIEKVSEKEILLDYIKFINNNSNCYNSVNSININSFNYSDQIYKMYTNCNSENLKKDEINNSDNVPKTKWEDKENLNDNSKNNEKFINLNHFEDTNVNFHFSTNNGEYSNNVKGDDENINDKNFINKDNLHICNSNNHNNINNDIDIDKNNNNNNNIDSDIDKNNYKKEDNVNKCKSFEIDTNNVMKNNYNNNNNNSNSLIYDEKLITLSNSKEINIDIDSSNNSNKNHEKNLDNSNNVYIFNNTKNEKNNEYAENNFVDKCFKNNVKGKICLSKETINLYNLNKKKIKKDYLIGSISALINYQENIKEKDFSNIYNFFKRKSNNYKKRKNYLKYVYDSSKNFLGSYFPVEKNSDNNEKERKIEISNKIKQKDKQLKDLKDELNDNNQKNNVSTEMRQKKCNNYNLMKMDPLINTSNILNDLIILKKQSINKDLNFEKKIYEEIYMNKGIKEMTKKYIKKKINSVYILTVGINEYFRGLCLASFLIEYTLFFFYFIVYRIFLYNRRFYCYVDNKSFYSISCNLKDEHNGTYDEGLISDSFSDNLESFLSDKNSDYDKENNHIDENKKKEEENFNYSETLEKSFKHGKNNGGNKYKKIDEYRKGEIINEIERNEKNSECTKTDESDNLTKEERKMENEICKKIICNSDDDNYKLKYKKCSLNIDNLNRINAFTDYKNVNKFNTMNNNLQSPKLSNSKERKKNYSICNSIIRHCYKKIISNDYLHHLYDIIHNRNLENKKGEKIKKKGSYFHPFNFPLFKNPVYGISVNNKILNFFFNNFSAHHLKNRSFFHFTNENNTKSSLQQDDGNIRLPLYMYLHVIYYNKAAINLYNKLNFDYICTYDNFYDINKISFSSYLYAYFF from the coding sequence atggataaatataatgaaaataagaattatATGAATTTGAATTTCCTAAATTCTAACAGTAGTGATGAAAGTATTAATgttacaaatataaaaaaaactttcaATGAATTCAAATATGATAAAGTTGTAAATAATGTTTTAtccttatttaaaaaaaataataaacaaaGATTTAAGTCTACATCTTCTGCTTTAAGGAATGATATTCATGAACAAAATTTAACATCTCGTATATTTTTAGATTTATGTGAAGATAGAGAAATATTATTACataaagtattaaaaaaagtaaatattttaaatttaatttattttcgttttttaaaagatgatGATATTGAAGATGTTTTTGATTTACACAGGGAGTTATTTCCTGTGAAATATCATGcagatttttattttagtatATGTAATTTTGATGATAATAAACTAGTAGATGATGATATTATAAGAATTACTGAGAAAATTACAAATTTATcaagaaataatataaataataaaaaatatgattacAATAAAGTTAATGACAATATTCCCTTTAAGATGAATAAtagtaatttaaataataatgataccatcaatgaaaataacaaaatgAATAACGAAGATATTGTAAATTCaaataatgatttatttaaaataaatttaaagaaaaatgatgaaataaaattaaacgATAAAAATTATGGCAATAATCAAATTactaatgaaaaattaacatCAGAAAATTTTGATTCAATAAATACTcctttaaatattaataataacaacaaaaaaaaaataaataaaaaatggaaaGAGGAACAAATATTTTCAGTAGGTGCTTTTTTaccattttcatttattgaTTATATTAATAGTGATTATATCAGCAAATTGTTGAAAAATAAAGGCATAGAGAAAGTTAGCGAAAAAGAGATTTTGTtagattatataaaatttattaataataatagcaaTTGCTATAACTCTGTTAAtagtattaatataaattcatttaattaCTCAgatcaaatatataaaatgtatACAAATTGTAACTctgaaaatttaaagaagGATGAAATAAACAATAGTGATAATGTACCAAAAACAAAATGGgaagataaagaaaatttaaatgataatagtaaaaataatgaaaagtttattaatttaaatcattttgaGGATACAAATGTTAATTTCCATTTTAGCACGAATAATGGAGAATACAGTAATAATGTGAAGGGAgatgatgaaaatataaatgataaaaatttcataaataaagataatttaCACATATGTAATAGTAATAATCataataacataaataatgatatagatatagataaaaataataataataataataacatagATAGtgatatagataaaaataattataagaaAGAAGACAATGTCAATAAATGTAAATCATTTGAAATTGATACAAATAAtgttatgaaaaataattataacaacaataataataatagtaattcattaatttatgatgaaaaattaattactTTGTCTAAttcaaaagaaataaatattgaTATTGATAGCAGTAATAATAGTAACAAAAATCATGAGAAAAATCTAGATAATTCTAACAATGTTTACATCTTCAATAAcacaaaaaatgaaaaaaataatgaatatgcTGAGAATAATTTTGTAgataaatgttttaaaaataatgttaaaGGAAAAATATGTTTAAGCAAAGAAAcgataaatttatataatttgaataaaaaaaaaataaaaaaagattatttaATTGGAAGCATATCAGCATTGATTAATTATcaggaaaatataaaagaaaaagattttagcaatatatataatttttttaaaagaaaatcaaataattataagaaaagaaaaaattatttaaaatatgtatatgattcttctaaaaattttttaggaAGTTATTTCCCAGTAGAGAAAAATAgtgataataatgaaaaagagagaaaaatagaaatatcgaataaaataaaacaaaaagacAAACAATTAAAAGATCTGAAAGAtgaattaaatgataataatcaGAAAAATAATGTATCAACTGAAATGagacaaaaaaaatgcaacaattataatttaatgaaaatggaTCCACTAATAAACACTAGTAACatattaaatgatttaattattttgaaaaaacaAAGTATAAACAAGGActtaaattttgaaaaaaagatatatgaagaaatttatatgaataaagGCATTAAAGAAatgacaaaaaaatatataaaaaaaaaaataaatagtgtttatattttaacagtaggaataaatgaatattttaggGGATTATGTTTAGCTTCTTTTCTCATTGAATATacattgttttttttttattttattgtatatagaatatttctttataacAGAAGATTTTATTGCTACGTTGataataaatcattttatAGTATATCTTGCAATTTAAAAGATGAACATAATGGAACATATGATGAAGGTTTAATAAGTGATAGCTTTTCAGATAATTTAGAATCCTTTTTAAGTGATAAAAATTCTGACTATGACAAAGAAAATAATCAtattgatgaaaataaaaaaaaagaagaggaaaattttaattatagtgAAACATTagaaaaaagttttaaacatggaaaaaataatggcggtaataaatataaaaaaattgatgaaTATAGAAAAGGAGAGATAATTAATGAAATTGagagaaatgaaaaaaattctgAATGTACTAAAACTGATGAAAGTGATAATTTGACAAAGGAAGAaagaaaaatggaaaatgaaatatgtaaaaaaataatttgtaaTAGTGATGATGACAATTACAAATTAAAGTATAAAAAGTGTTCATTAAATatagataatttaaatagaaTTAATGCTTTTACTGATTACAAAAAcgttaataaatttaatacgATGAATAACAACTTGCAATCACCAAAATTAAGTAATagtaaagaaagaaaaaaaaattacagtATTTGCAATAGTATAATAAGGCACtgctataaaaaaattatatcaaaTGACTATTTACATCATTTATATGATATAATTCATAATAGAAATTTGGAAAATAAGAAAGgagagaaaataaagaaaaaaggtAGTTATTTTCACCCTTTtaattttcctttatttaaaaatccTGTATATGGTAttagtgtaaataataaaatattaaattttttttttaacaactTTTCTGCTCaccatttaaaaaatagatcATTCTTCCATTTTACAAATGAAAACAATACGAAATCATCTTTACAACAGGATGATGGAAATATTAGACTTcctttatatatgtatttacatgtaatatattataataaagcagctataaatttatataataaattaaattttgatTATATTTGTACatatgataatttttatgatataaacaaaatatctttttcttcttatttGTAcgcttattttttttaa
- a CDS encoding tetratricopeptide repeat family protein, putative, protein MDLCMENTYLKNVENLDGSKITYNEIKKKEDSDVEKKETNIDNENNKNLKINLKEDNNLSIEENKEDKINGKENKINSVKHENTEKKNKILNDSININCNDDEKETKDDANEKYNKGDYEGALKIWERGLRTINYILSKKEELKNERLQTFQKLHSTYCSNIAQGYMKLNKYSECVRYSLLAQENDKDNIKIYFRLAKGYFMLGEYDKSIKVLNEGIKISKDKSLINLLVMVKKKKQVHLEKEKHMMKYIFKSLKEKPLTNDEEKKNSFFNIFYTICSLLSFIFMYISLFYKTCSNLLHCTINKYKIKKE, encoded by the coding sequence atggATTTGTGTATGGAAAATacctatttaaaaaatgttgaAAATTTAGACGGAAGTAAAATTAcatataatgaaattaaaaaaaaagaagatagtGATGTTGAAAAGAAAGAAACTAATAttgataatgaaaataacaaaaacttaaaaataaacttaaaggaagataataatttaagtatagaagaaaataaagaagataaaataaatggaaaggaaaacaaaataaatagtGTAAAGCATGAAAATACTgagaagaaaaataaaattttaaatgattcaataaatataaattgtaATGATGATGAAAAAGAAACTAAAGATGAtgcaaatgaaaaatataacaaaggAGATTATGAAGGAGCACTGAAAATATGGGAAAGGGGGTTAAGAACTATAAACtatattttatcaaaaaaagaagaattaaaaaatgagagATTACAAACTTTCCAAAAATTACATTCAACCTACTGTAGTAATATTGCTCAAGGTTAtatgaaattaaataaatattctgAATGCGTTAGATATTCTTTATTAGCAcaagaaaatgataaagataatattaaaatttattttagatTGGCTAAAGGTTACTTTATGTTAGGTGAATATGATAAATCaataaaagtattaaatGAAGGAATTAAGATTAGTAAGGACAAATCATTAATCAATTTATTAGTAatggtaaaaaaaaaaaagcaagtacatttagaaaaagaaaaacacatgatgaaatatatttttaaaagtctTAAAGAAAAACCACTAACTAATGatgaagaaaagaaaaattctttttttaacatCTTCTATACCATTTGTTCATTGTTATCATTCATATTTATGTACATAtccttattttataaaacttGTAGTAATTTGCTACATTGCACTATTAATAAgtacaaaattaaaaaagaatga
- a CDS encoding histone acetyltransferase subunit NuA4, putative: MKHKVKRDIIKCKKKLENSIKALEEKILRLELEYHQNCNVNGGNLMKGWESYLRKTSVEPLSFRTFRDDYSDLYIERMLSLTSCTSPAASLFPNDNSK, from the coding sequence aTGAAGCATAAAGTCAAACGtgatattataaaatgtaaaaaaaaattagaaaattctATAAAGGcgttagaagaaaaaattttaagactTGAATTAGAATATCATCAAAATTGCAATGTTAATGGAGGAAATTTAATGAAAGGTTGGGAAAGCTATTTAAGAAAAACATCTGTAGAACCATTAAGTTTTAGAACATTCAGAGATGATTATAGCGATTTGTATATAGAAAGAATGCTATCCTTAACATCTTGCACATCACCAGCTGCCTCATTATTTCCAAATGATAATTCAAAatga
- a CDS encoding eukaryotic translation initiation factor 3 subunit 10, putative: MQTFQKPENALKRAEELQFIGQNEDALQILHSAIGHRTFRLQGWHILQEQIMLRYIEFCLYLEKLSLVKDGLHQYRIICQHGNIASLGKVITDFRDKAEEKVRVAKENVILNKEKIEQEESNVDITEKILMSSLDIEISGKYERKLQNAYRICMETYKMILEILRATPKLERAYHETAKKALIFCKENKRLTEFKKLSDLLRNHYNLILRGKHKPEYQSLLKIEYHLETKIIQLETACELNMWKEASNIAEDIYNLNMHDYFYKCLKSNHIEPELAPVVENIQSSKNLTSEENKKEKEKEKEKEKEKEKESQNKTENEKLQEDLTKTERKKENKTVNEQVSVEINESGNVSYGLSKSKEKLRKWIAIFYEKMADILFVYDSELFHGLAWLKYCFHILNYKKNISENEKSFICTKAVLAVLSIPLIGNKKKNEDYAKVFEAHKKMSQLLGHSSVPIKESLKNGLKIKNILNYADENVQKLYALIENKFTPLSLCLECESLLKELENTENKVYIKKIKEVIFHKLILQLSKVYSYISIDYFIENICPDHFISWNEAEKILVDLVYQKELEMRIDLTIRAIYFGDNENINSSKLIKESLMNMYNDLQNGLKMINETIAIENEVENLNMTTLTYEEEFDLLDKGNKVINYNTASIEDIIENEVFDEKPIEDEKLLKKIYDKIDEEHQKIQLLNEENNKKRRELLKKQKEQEQAQLKIKMEKKLLEEKLEKEKKEELARKGEKLRIKEEKTRKKYEAAEQMLKEIKKLCTNNSAKILMKGKYLDEITIDDILNGYVDFDDIEEAQEKMRLNERNEIIKVRKIEAKQVDHFFRALRQVELSHMNRWIAQVFQEDTEILLQEQKAAEEEQKADFEAALKEKEEYLKFSNDIEEFTKNEMKSRIVEFEKNLKAQKERLNKLLKEEKIQRARERRDQHIRKIKAEEERKRREEEEERLLKEEMERKKREEAKKKKLDEVSRIQREKDLEIEMRLRKKKEEELRNGEKVHRKSSIDDVLAWRREKSNFHNEMENLKREDENIDSYKSKDKNLDSFSSRDRSERREKRDREHKRDREKDRDREHKRDREKDRDREHKRDREKDRDREHKRDREKDRDREHKRDREKDRDREHKRDREKDRDREHKRDREKDRDREHKRDREKDRDKDERRSKDDKKERDYKKDREDKRDRDSKRNERDDRRDNEKRRDKDLFKRNDNDEKNKSVWNTREDTDFKRKYDMNDDDSKNWRDKIKSNEVEKRSEENHNRIKENKEKEYANEETPNDQDKDGVSDGGDFTVFKKKKRNFLRSFMKA; this comes from the coding sequence ATGCAAACATTTCAAAAGCCAGAAAATGCTCTTAAGAGAGCAGAAGAATTACAATTTATTGGGCAAAATGAAGATGCACTCCAAATTCTTCATAGTGCAATTGGTCATAGAACTTTTCGATTACAAGGATGGCATATATTACAAGAACAAATAATGTTAAGATATATTgaattttgtttatatttgGAAAAGTTAAGTTTAGTTAAAGATGGTCTGCATCAATATAGAATTATATGCCAACATGGGAACATAGCATCTTTAGGTAAAGTTATAACAGATTTTAGAGATAAAGCAGAGGAAAAAGTAAGAGTAGCAAAGGaaaatgttattttaaataaagaaaaaatagaacaaGAAGAAAGCAATGTGGACATAACAGAGAAGATTTTAATGTCTTCATTAGATATAGAAATATCAGGGAAATATGAAAGAAAATTACAAAATGCGTATAGAATATGTATGGAAACATACAAAATGattttagaaatattaaGAGCCACTCCAAAATTAGAAAGAGCATATCATGAAACTGCAAAAAAagcattaattttttgtaaggaaaataaaagattaacagagtttaaaaaattaagtgaTTTATTAAGAAATCATtacaatttaattttaagagGAAAGCATAAACCAGAATACCAATCGTTACTTAAGATTGAATATCATTTAGAAACGAAGATAATACAGTTGGAAACGGCATGTGAATTAAATATGTGGAAAGAGGCATCAAATATTGCTGaagatatttataatttaaatatgcatgattatttttataaatgtttaAAATCAAATCATATTGAACCTGAGTTAGCTCCAGTTGTTGAAAATATACAGTCAAgtaaaaatttaacttcagaagaaaataagaaagaaaaagagaaagagAAAGAGAAGGAGAAAGAGAAAGAGAAAGAAAGCCAAAATAAAacagaaaatgaaaaattgcAAGAAGATTTAACAAAAACagaaagaaaaaaggaaaataaaactGTTAATGAACAAGTAAGTGTAGAAATCAATGAAAGCGGAAATGTAAGTTATGGATTATCAAAATCAAAAGAAAAACTAAGAAAATGGATAGCCATTTTTTATGAGAAAATGGCAGATATTTTATTTGTCTATGACAGTGAATTGTTTCATGGATTGGCTTGGTTAAAATATtgttttcatattttaaattacaaaaaaaatatatcagaAAACGAAAAATCCTTTATTTGTACCAAAGCGGTTTTAGCTGTATTGTCAATACCTTTAAttggaaataaaaaaaagaatgaagATTATGCAAAAGTATTTGAAgcacataaaaaaatgtcCCAATTGTTAGGCCATTCAAGTGTTCCTATAAAAGAATCTTTAAAAAACggactaaaaattaaaaatattttaaattatgcaGATGAAAAtgtacaaaaattatatgctttaattgaaaataaatttactCCTCTAAGCTTATGTTTAGAATGTGaaagtttattaaaagagtTAGAGAATACGGAAAACAAagtttatattaaaaaaattaaagaagttatttttcataaattaattttacaaTTGTCAAAAGTGTACAGCTATATATCTATTGACTATTTCATTGAAAATATTTGTCCAGATCATTTTATCTCGTGGAATGAAgcagaaaaaattttagttgATTTAGTATATCAAAAAGAATTAGAAATGCGAATAGATTTAACTATAAGGGCTATTTATTTTGgagataatgaaaatataaacagTAGCAAATTGATTAAAGAATCACTTATGAATATGTATAATGATCTTCAAAATGGATTAAAAATGATTAATGAAACCATTGCTATAGAAAACGAAGTGGAGAATTTGAATATGACAACTTTAACATATGAAGAAGAATTTGATTTATTAGATAAGGGAAATAAggttattaattataatactGCAAGTATAGAAGATATTATTGAAAATGAAGTTTTTGATGAAAAACCAATTGAAGATGAAAAAttgctaaaaaaaatatatgataaaatagATGAAGAGCATcaaaaaatacaattattaaatgaagagaataataaaaagagaaGGGAGTTATTAAAAAAGCAGAAAGAACAAGAACAAGCAcaactaaaaataaaaatggaaaaaaaattgttagaGGAAAagttagaaaaagaaaaaaaagaagaattgGCAAGAAAAGGagaaaaattaagaataaaagaagaaaaaacaaggaaaaaatatgaaGCAGCAGAACAAAtgttaaaagaaattaaaaaattatgtactAACAATTCAgcaaaaattttaatgaaaggAAAATATTTAGATGAAATTACTATTGACGATATATTGAATGGTTACGTGGATTTTGATGATATAGAAGAAGCACAAGAAAAAATGCGCTTAAACGAAAgaaatgaaattataaaagttaGGAAAATAGAGGCAAAACAAGTGGACCATTTTTTCAGGGCATTAAGGCAAGTAGAGCTTAGCCATATGAATAGATGGATAGCTCAAGTATTTCAGGAAGATACTGAAATTTTATTACAAGAACAGAAGGCAGCTGAAGAAGAACAAAAAGCTGATTTTGAGGCAGCccttaaagaaaaagaagaatatcTTAAATTTTCTAATGATATTGAAGAATTTactaaaaatgaaatgaaatCAAGAATCGTTGAATTtgaaaagaatttaaaaGCCCAGAAAGAACGtttaaataaattgttaaaagaagaaaaaattcaAAGAGCAAGAGAAAGAAGAGATCAacatataagaaaaataaaagctgaagaagaaagaaaaagaagagaaGAGGAAGAAGAGAGATTATTAAAGGAAGAAatggaaagaaaaaaaagagaagaaGCCAAAAAAAAGAAGCTCGATGAAGTAAGTAGAATACAAAGAGAAAAAGATCTAGAGATAGAAATGagattaagaaaaaaaaaagaagaagaattAAGAAATGGAGAAAAAGTACACAGAAAATCATCAATTGATGATGTTTTGGCATGGAGAAGAGAAAAATCCAATTTTCATAATGAAATGGAAAATCTTAAAAGAGAAGATGAAAATATAGATAGCTATAAATCcaaagataaaaatttagaCAGCTTTTCCAGTAGAGACAGATCAGAAAGAAGAGAGAAGAGAGACAGAGAACATAAAAGAGACAGAGAAAAAGATAGAGATAGAGAACACAAAAGAGATAGAGAAAAAGATAGAGATAGAGAACACAAAAGGGATAGAGAAAAAGATAGAGATAGAGAACACAAAAGAGATAGAGAAAAAGATAGAGATAGAGAACACAAAAGAGACAGAGAAAAAGATAGAGATAGAGAACACAAAAGAGATAGAGAAAAAGATAGAGATAGAGAACACAAAAGAGATAGAGAAAAAGATAGAGATAGAGAACACAAAAGAGATAGAGAAAAAGATAGAGATAAGGATGAAAGGAGAAGTAAagatgataaaaaagaaagagattataaaaaagatcGAGAAGATAAAAGAGATAGAGACtcaaaaagaaatgaaagaGATGACAGAAGGGacaatgaaaaaagaagagaTAAAGAtctatttaaaagaaatgataatgatgaaaaaaataaaagtgtgTGGAACACAAGAGAAGATACCGAtttcaaaagaaaatatgatATGAATGATGACGATAGTAAAAATTGGagagataaaataaaatcaaatGAAGTAGAAAAGCGTTCAGAAGAAAACCATAACAgaataaaggaaaataaagaaaaagaatatgCAAATGAAGAAACACCAAATGACCAAGATAAGGATGGAGTTTCAGATGGAGGAGATTTCAcagtttttaaaaaaaagaaaagaaattttttaaggTCCTTTATGAaagcataa
- the GAT gene encoding glycerol-3-phosphate 1-O-acyltransferase, putative — translation MPNLYFVIRWLCKAIVRSLFRDVNVINPENVPLYGSVIFVGNHNNQFIDACVLVANIPRQVKFIVAEKSMKRAVIGKLASIIGCISVKRPEDLKFKGIGNILWETGDIKIRGVNTRFRLDVQIGDKLMTQNKIFCVTKIESETELFIQGAINIECDDKVNGVPFKIIPKVNQSDVYNLVTNSLKNGDTIGIFPEGGSHDRTNLLPLKPGVAIMTLCALADGIEDVSIIPVGLSYSKLYQLQGCVTLFYGNAIMVSQDLCKDYNNNHRETISKLLTRIEEGMRSCMLTSKDHETSRCIELCVSLYTPERMTISKNKIYNNLQLFCKMFWKFGNTKVIKNLCYQLQCYEKLLQANKIKDDEVWMLKQSTSAATLKFIEHICSVIFCVIFGMTFSLLWLPLVLISIHLAEKHREDALKNSTVKIQGCDVVSSYKVLVLIVLLPTFNLFYGLIFSLYLYKTWLKRIIFTFLSICILPICYYINLNYSVQIPTLLRQMKILLKVICGKINVWRDNERELISTRHELQLKVRELVSTLGPNVSDDFLEQLYRNIPKFVVDADTKRLIRGKDDWVPILQRSQLEYKEEIL, via the coding sequence atgccaaatttatattttgtaatAAGATGGTTATGTAAAGCAATTGTAAGATCTTTATTTAGAGATGTGAATGTAATAAATCCAGAAAATGTACCATTATATGGATCAGTTATATTTGTTGGAAATCATAATAATCAGTTTATTGATGCATGTGTATTAGTAGCAAATATTCCAAGGCAAGTAAAGTTTATAGTAGCAGAAAAATCCATGAAAAGAGCCGTTATAGGAAAATTAGCCAGTATTATTGGATGTATAAGTGTAAAAAGACCAGAAGATTTAAAATTCAAAGGAATTGGTAATATACTTTGGGAAACAGgagatataaaaataagaggGGTTAATACAAGATTTAGATTAGATGTGCAGATTGGAGATAAATTAATGacacaaaataaaattttttgtgtAACTAAAATTGAATCAGAAACGGAATTATTTATTCAAGGAGCTATAAATATTGAATGTGATGATAAAGTTAATGGGGTcccttttaaaataataccGAAAGTAAATCAAAGTGATGTCTATAATTTAGTTACCAATAGTTTAAAAAATGGAGATACCATTGGAATTTTCCCAGAAGGGGGATCACATGATCGAACTAATTTATTACCATTAAAACCGGGTGTTGCTATTATGACCTTATGTGCTTTAGCAGATGGAATTGAAGATGTTTCTATTATACCTGTAGGTTTATCATATTCTAAACTGTATCAGCTACAAGGTTGTGTGACTTTATTTTATGGAAATGCAATAATGGTTTCTCAAGATTTATGTAaagattataataataatcataGAGAAACGATAAGTAAATTACTAACTAGGATAGAAGAAGGTATGAGAAGCTGCATGCTGACATCTAAAGATCATGAAACAAGTAGATGCATAGAATTATGTGTTAGTTTATATACACCCGAACGCATGACTATAtccaaaaataaaatttataataatttacaattattttgtaaaatGTTTTGGAAATTTGGTAATACAAAGGTTATTAAGAATCTATGTTATCAGTTACAGTGTTAcgaaaaattattacaagccaacaaaataaaagatgATGAGGTATGGATGCTTAAACAATCCACTTCAGCAGCAACCTTAAAATTTATTGAACACATATGTAGTGTTATTTTTTGCGTAATTTTTGGTATgacattttcattattatggTTACCTTTAGTTCTAATTTCTATACATTTAGCTGAAAAACATAGAGAAGATGCCTTAAAAAATAGTACAGTAAAAATTCAAGGATGCGATGTAGTATCTAGCTATAAAGTTTTAGTTTTAATTGTTTTATTGCCAActtttaatcttttttatGGATTAATTTTTAGTCTTTACCTTTATAAGACATGGCTAAAAAGAAtcatatttacatttttaagtATTTGTATATTACCAATttgttattatataaatttaaattattccgTCCAAATACCCACACTATTAAGGCAAATGAAAATCTTATTAAAAGTTATATGTGGAAAGATTAATGTATGGAGAGATAATGAAAGAGAATTAATAAGTACGAGACACGAACTTCAATTGAAAGTTCGTGAATTAGTATCAACATTAGGTCCTAATGTTTCAGATGATTTTCTTGAACAGTTATATAGGAATATTCCGAAATTTGTTGTTGATGCAGATACAAAAAGATTAATAAGAGGAAAAGATGATTGGGTTCCGATTTTACAACGTTCCCAATTAGAATATAAGgaagaaattttataa